One region of Takifugu flavidus isolate HTHZ2018 chromosome 14, ASM371156v2, whole genome shotgun sequence genomic DNA includes:
- the LOC130537129 gene encoding neuferricin — protein sequence MLCNLCLAFLSLAVLFISLEWDCSTQNNVKSGKYLTTETPVRVLSSHELSLYDGQKGSRGLYLAILGQVFDVHKGYKHYGPGGPYHFMTGKDASLAFITGDFTEIGLTDDVSSLSPLQVMALYDWLTFYQKHYQPVGLLTGRFYSKTGEPTDTLLQAEASLAEGQRIKAQSEAEKLHFPPCNSQWSTAERGRVWCTNKSGGVERSWTGVPRKFYSPGSTGVRCVCVEDPSAADEDPNLQKYDGCSPHADSCLVET from the exons ATGCTGTGTAACTTATGCCTCGCGTTTTTATCTCTCGCGGTGTTATTCATTTCTCTTGAGTGGGACTGTTCTACTCAAAACAACGTTAAATCTGGAAAATATCTAACCACGGAAACTCCCGTTAGGGTGTTGAGCAGTCATGAATTATCTTTGTACGACGGACAGAAAGGCAGCAGGGGCCTCTACCTGGCTATACTGGGCCAAGTCTTCGACGTTCACAAAGGATACAAGCACTATGGGCCCGGTGGGCCTTATCACTTCATGACAG GAAAAGATGCTTCACTGGCATTTATCACTGGGGACTTTACAGAAATTGGTCTGACAGATGATGTGTCCAGTTTGTCTCCACTGCAGGTGATGGCACTTTATGACTGGCTGACCTTCTATCAGAAGCACTACCAACCAGTAG GTTTGCTAACAGGCCGGTTCTACAGTAAAACTGGGGAGCCCACCGACACATTGCTGCAGGCAGAAGCATCACTGGCAGAGGGCCAGCGAATCAAGGCCCAGTCTGAGGCTGAGAAATTGCATTTCCCACCCTGCAACTCACAGTGGAGCACTGCGGAAAGAGGACGAGTCTGGTGCACGAATAAGAG TGGTGGTGTGGAGAGAAGCTGGACTGGGGTCCCACGGAAGTTTTACTCCCCTGGCTCCACAggtgtgcgttgtgtgtgtgttgaagacCCCTCTGCAGCAGATGAAGACCCAAACCTGCAGAAGTATGATGGCTGCTCTCCACATGCAGATTCTTGCCTCGTTGAAACATAA